One stretch of Bradyrhizobium canariense DNA includes these proteins:
- a CDS encoding WbuC family cupin fold metalloprotein codes for MALSSSNDPRSSAPAAACGRLPLRAQNPEVYYSDDAIVTADDATIAELKRIAAHNPRLRSRLCTHPDPSSGLHEMLIVHHREAYVRPHKHFGKPESFHLIEGTAQVVIFENDGKIRDVLDMAPYGHGKLCYYRMPDEVFHTILITSEWLVFHETTAGPFDPSRTAFPDWAPDGGDAVAVKGYVAKIEALAAEYQNGRLARI; via the coding sequence ATGGCTTTATCTTCTTCGAATGATCCGCGTTCGAGCGCCCCAGCCGCAGCGTGCGGACGCTTGCCGCTGCGTGCGCAGAATCCGGAGGTTTACTATTCGGATGACGCCATCGTCACGGCTGACGATGCCACCATCGCGGAATTGAAGCGGATCGCCGCCCACAATCCGCGGCTGCGCAGCCGGCTCTGTACCCATCCGGATCCATCCTCCGGCCTGCACGAGATGCTGATCGTGCATCACCGCGAAGCCTATGTTCGCCCGCACAAGCATTTCGGCAAACCGGAATCGTTTCACCTGATCGAAGGCACCGCTCAGGTCGTGATTTTCGAGAATGATGGGAAAATTCGCGACGTCCTCGATATGGCGCCTTACGGTCACGGCAAGCTCTGTTACTACCGGATGCCCGACGAGGTGTTTCACACCATTCTGATTACCTCGGAATGGCTGGTTTTTCACGAGACCACCGCTGGCCCCTTTGACCCCTCGCGGACGGCTTTTCCGGACTGGGCGCCCGACGGCGGCGATGCGGTCGCAGTTAAAGGCTATGTAGCGAAGATCGAAGCTCTCGCGGCTGAGTATCAAAACGGACGCTTGGCGCGGATTTAG
- a CDS encoding class I SAM-dependent methyltransferase, whose protein sequence is MTEINLVQSMHASTKRNYVQRVVEHDKAESATVARQWGYDYWDGERRYGYGGYRYDGRWRPLAQTLIDHFGIKPGMSVLDVGCGKGYLLYEFTQLVPDLRIAGLDISQYGIENAKEEVRPFLKVGNAVELPYPDDSFDLVVSLGVLHNLPLEEVFRAVPEIERVGRGSSKYLMVESFRNEREKANLLYWQLTCLSFHSPQTWAWIYDKCGYTGDHGFIFFE, encoded by the coding sequence ATGACCGAAATCAACCTGGTGCAGTCGATGCATGCATCGACCAAGCGAAATTATGTCCAGCGCGTCGTCGAGCACGACAAGGCCGAGTCCGCCACGGTGGCGCGGCAATGGGGCTACGACTATTGGGACGGCGAGCGGCGTTATGGCTATGGCGGCTACCGCTATGACGGGCGCTGGCGGCCGCTGGCCCAGACGTTAATCGATCACTTCGGTATCAAACCCGGAATGAGCGTACTCGATGTTGGTTGCGGCAAAGGCTACTTGCTTTACGAATTTACCCAGCTTGTTCCAGATCTCAGGATAGCCGGACTGGATATCTCGCAATACGGCATCGAGAACGCCAAGGAGGAAGTCCGACCCTTCCTGAAGGTCGGCAACGCGGTCGAGCTGCCCTACCCCGATGACAGTTTTGATCTTGTGGTTTCACTGGGCGTGCTGCACAACCTTCCCCTGGAAGAGGTGTTCCGTGCCGTTCCGGAGATCGAGCGGGTCGGCCGCGGGTCCTCGAAATATCTGATGGTGGAATCGTTTCGCAATGAACGCGAAAAGGCGAACCTGCTTTACTGGCAACTCACCTGCTTAAGCTTCCATAGCCCTCAGACCTGGGCATGGATCTACGACAAATGCGGGTATACGGGCGACCATGGCTTTATCTTCTTCGAATGA
- a CDS encoding transketolase has translation MIQISPHAEAAQACKLDDRSLYLRRLVLRAVRSAGRGHVGPALSLIEIVRVLYDDVLRIDPRSPRDPDRDRAILSKGHGCLALYALLADRGFFPVSELDGFCGTDSILGGHPEYGMVPGVEASTGALGHGLSIGVGLALAARMRGRTYRTFVLLGDGEINEGSVWEAAMGAAKHGLDNLTALIDYNKLQSYGPTDYVMPLEPLADKWRSFGFAVEELNGHDVGALRTTLGQVPAVPGKPTAIICHTVKGKGLPAAESNADWHHKNKLTDNELDAIRVAVGDF, from the coding sequence GTGATCCAGATCTCGCCCCACGCTGAAGCCGCCCAGGCCTGCAAGCTCGATGACCGCAGTCTCTATTTGCGGCGGTTGGTGTTGCGCGCCGTCCGCTCGGCGGGACGCGGGCATGTCGGGCCGGCCCTCTCGCTGATCGAAATCGTCCGCGTTCTTTACGACGATGTCCTGCGAATCGATCCCCGCAGCCCCCGCGATCCCGACCGCGACCGTGCCATCCTGAGCAAGGGCCACGGCTGTCTAGCGCTCTATGCGCTGCTGGCTGATCGCGGCTTTTTTCCGGTATCCGAACTGGACGGCTTTTGCGGGACGGACAGCATTTTGGGAGGGCACCCCGAATACGGAATGGTGCCGGGCGTCGAGGCATCGACCGGCGCTCTCGGACACGGCTTGTCGATCGGGGTCGGCCTTGCGCTGGCGGCGCGAATGCGCGGCCGCACCTACCGGACCTTCGTCCTGCTTGGCGACGGTGAGATCAACGAAGGCTCGGTTTGGGAGGCCGCTATGGGCGCTGCCAAACACGGGCTCGATAATCTCACGGCACTGATCGACTACAACAAGCTGCAGAGTTACGGCCCGACCGACTACGTTATGCCGTTGGAGCCGCTGGCCGACAAATGGCGCAGCTTCGGCTTCGCCGTCGAAGAGTTGAATGGCCACGACGTCGGCGCGCTGCGTACTACGCTGGGCCAGGTTCCGGCCGTCCCGGGCAAGCCAACGGCGATCATCTGCCACACGGTCAAGGGCAAGGGCCTGCCGGCCGCAGAATCCAATGCCGATTGGCATCACAAGAACAAGTTGACGGACAACGAACTCGACGCCATCCGCGTCGCCGTCGGCGATTTTTGA
- a CDS encoding methyltransferase domain-containing protein, with product MAYDKLFQYYEHEQFLPTFGNFESASKLERYALARRTVFVEKLMLPLQIFNRANVLEFGPDSGENALVFALWGANLTLAEPNLRAHGQIRNYFERFGLNDRLLRLRDDDIEGFSGEEKYDVIDAEGFIYTVQPTSLWLRVFSEKLKPGGYAIVSYYETHGTFIELVLKAIHSACKSLTGLAPEPAAQKLYETKWNSIPHTRAFSSWVRDVLENPFVRLRYFLDAPTLCRMADDHGFDLHSSWPLYRDALDIYWHKKELSAADLLKRDTGHLKRSPISFLAGQKIYLVGDADEVEAITGLVHKLVSDVDSLIEDPFGDRLPVFLSGLKALRQAVSRAAILVDDNAAMNNFETLIAALEDIFGAVQNRDIDGIVRITNSSPSFISAWGMPTHFLVLRRRFDTSPEA from the coding sequence ATGGCCTACGACAAACTCTTTCAGTACTACGAGCATGAGCAGTTTCTGCCGACGTTCGGAAATTTCGAAAGCGCATCGAAACTCGAGCGATACGCTCTCGCGCGTCGCACCGTCTTCGTCGAAAAGCTGATGCTGCCGCTACAGATTTTCAACCGAGCGAACGTGCTCGAATTCGGTCCGGACTCCGGCGAGAACGCCCTGGTGTTCGCACTATGGGGCGCGAATCTGACGCTGGCGGAGCCAAACCTGCGTGCGCATGGTCAGATCAGGAATTATTTCGAACGTTTTGGCTTGAACGACAGGCTGCTGAGGCTTCGGGACGACGATATCGAAGGATTCTCGGGCGAAGAAAAGTATGATGTCATCGATGCTGAAGGCTTCATCTATACGGTGCAGCCGACCAGTCTCTGGTTGAGAGTTTTTAGCGAAAAACTGAAGCCCGGAGGATACGCGATCGTATCCTATTATGAGACACACGGTACGTTCATCGAATTGGTGTTGAAGGCGATACATTCAGCCTGCAAGTCCTTGACGGGGCTGGCACCGGAGCCAGCGGCACAGAAGCTGTATGAGACCAAATGGAACAGTATCCCGCATACGCGCGCATTCAGCTCCTGGGTTCGCGATGTTCTTGAAAATCCGTTTGTCCGGCTGCGCTACTTCCTGGATGCTCCAACCCTGTGTCGTATGGCCGACGATCACGGATTCGATCTGCATTCATCCTGGCCGCTCTATCGGGATGCGCTTGATATCTATTGGCACAAGAAGGAATTGTCGGCAGCCGACCTGTTGAAGAGGGATACCGGCCATTTGAAACGGAGCCCGATCAGCTTTCTCGCCGGCCAAAAAATATATCTGGTCGGCGACGCGGATGAGGTCGAGGCAATCACAGGACTCGTCCACAAGCTGGTATCCGACGTCGATTCGCTGATCGAAGATCCTTTTGGCGACCGGTTGCCCGTTTTTCTTTCAGGACTGAAGGCGTTGAGGCAGGCCGTTAGCCGCGCGGCTATTCTGGTCGACGATAATGCCGCGATGAACAACTTTGAAACCCTGATCGCGGCGCTCGAAGATATCTTTGGCGCGGTGCAGAATAGGGATATCGATGGGATCGTTCGCATAACGAATTCGAGCCCGTCATTCATATCAGCATGGGGAATGCCCACGCATTTCCTCGTTCTGCGCAGACGTTTCGACACCTCACCTGAGGCTTAA
- a CDS encoding LIC12192 family sporadic carbohydrate cluster protein, whose amino-acid sequence MAERAGHRGYIGARPLNGSRTPQHVQNIVIRDYARRKNFQYLLSAVEHTMAGSYMILEDLLDELPRLRGIICYSIFMLPPDETWRRAIYDRVLREGCDLHAAVEEISIASPDDIQAVEDILMVQKYATILS is encoded by the coding sequence ATGGCTGAGCGGGCCGGCCATCGCGGCTATATCGGCGCGCGGCCACTCAATGGCAGCCGGACGCCGCAACACGTTCAGAACATCGTGATTCGCGACTATGCGCGCCGTAAGAACTTCCAGTATTTGCTGAGCGCCGTGGAGCACACCATGGCGGGTAGCTACATGATCCTCGAGGATCTCCTGGACGAACTGCCCCGGCTGCGTGGAATCATCTGCTACAGCATCTTCATGCTGCCGCCGGACGAAACCTGGCGGCGCGCCATTTACGATCGCGTGCTGCGCGAGGGCTGCGATCTGCATGCTGCCGTCGAAGAAATTTCGATCGCGTCACCGGACGATATCCAGGCGGTCGAGGATATCCTGATGGTGCAGAAATACGCGACCATCCTGTCATGA
- a CDS encoding sporadic carbohydrate cluster 2OG-Fe(II) oxygenase — protein MIDTPFLLPEEQALTSRFINEGFVTAPADDRSGLDRIQRRAAELAADYLNLPHSNDSLGFLDSIHSRVSVDNLNGLRMHVITGLNAEPWLRPTYFRLARSTIETIVGNELCMQRRVNLSIQMPDDDSSLLATHSDVWSGDSPFEVVVWVPLVDVFRTKSMYLLPPSLNGEMQDRMASLRSAEELYKTIKPHLTWIDIPYGHVLVFNQTLMHGNRVNEESGTRWTMNCRFKSIMSPYADKRFGEFFEPISLRPATRIGMQYKLPGGFNG, from the coding sequence ATGATCGACACGCCGTTCCTGCTTCCCGAAGAGCAGGCTTTGACCAGCCGTTTCATCAATGAAGGGTTCGTCACCGCGCCGGCCGATGACCGCAGCGGGCTCGACCGGATTCAGCGACGGGCCGCGGAACTCGCTGCGGACTATCTGAATCTCCCCCATTCCAACGATTCGCTCGGCTTCCTCGACAGCATCCATTCGCGTGTCAGCGTGGACAACCTCAATGGTCTGCGGATGCACGTCATTACGGGCCTCAACGCTGAGCCCTGGCTGCGACCGACCTATTTCCGCCTGGCGCGATCGACCATCGAGACCATCGTCGGCAACGAACTTTGCATGCAGCGGCGCGTCAACCTGAGCATCCAAATGCCGGATGACGACAGCTCGTTGTTGGCCACCCATTCCGACGTCTGGTCGGGAGACTCGCCGTTTGAGGTGGTGGTCTGGGTGCCGCTGGTCGACGTGTTCCGCACCAAGTCGATGTATCTGCTGCCGCCCTCGCTCAACGGCGAGATGCAGGACCGCATGGCGAGCCTGCGCAGCGCTGAAGAATTGTACAAAACCATCAAGCCGCATCTGACCTGGATCGATATTCCCTACGGCCATGTGCTGGTGTTCAATCAAACGCTGATGCACGGCAACCGCGTCAACGAAGAATCTGGCACGCGCTGGACCATGAATTGCCGCTTCAAGAGCATCATGTCGCCTTACGCCGACAAGCGTTTCGGCGAATTTTTCGAACCGATCTCGCTGCGTCCGGCAACCCGGATTGGAATGCAGTACAAGCTGCCGGGAGGGTTCAATGGCTGA
- a CDS encoding phosphotransferase family protein, with the protein MSEPEISTQDAIKIGNRLSGRKVVAAHPARPGGNNRVFCLDMAEGSRLALKYYPSQSIDGRDRLGQEYEALSFLARHGVKLTPRPIAKDPGKHCALYEWFDGEAAVLQPQQDDADQLANFLIELQGLRDASDAQDLRTASAGIFSPSEAMAQYEQRLDRLVRAASEYPDLLAFIRRSLIPSGVIAGRRLEQRYGELGWDPGALLASGHRALSPSDFGLHNAMRDKEGQLRFIDFEYFGWDDPAKLVSDTALHPGSSFAENSASRLIEQLSREFEARDPAFAVRRGLLYPVFGLIWCLIILNDYLPESRSRRVMAARGNQLGAILASQLDKAQRLHQAICQRDPDLAPR; encoded by the coding sequence ATGAGCGAACCTGAAATCAGCACGCAGGATGCGATCAAGATCGGCAACCGTCTGTCCGGACGAAAGGTGGTGGCGGCCCACCCGGCCCGGCCCGGCGGCAACAACAGGGTATTCTGCCTCGATATGGCCGAAGGGTCGCGCCTTGCCCTTAAATATTATCCATCGCAATCGATCGATGGCCGCGATCGCCTGGGGCAGGAATATGAGGCGTTGTCATTTCTGGCGCGTCATGGCGTTAAGCTGACGCCGCGGCCGATTGCGAAAGATCCCGGCAAGCATTGCGCCTTGTATGAATGGTTCGACGGCGAGGCCGCGGTGCTGCAACCGCAACAGGATGATGCCGATCAACTGGCGAATTTCCTGATTGAGCTGCAGGGGCTGCGCGACGCCAGCGATGCGCAGGACTTGCGCACGGCGTCTGCGGGCATCTTTTCGCCGTCGGAAGCCATGGCGCAGTACGAACAGCGGCTGGACAGGCTGGTTCGAGCGGCGAGTGAATATCCGGATCTGCTCGCGTTCATCCGTCGCAGTCTGATTCCGAGCGGAGTGATCGCCGGTCGACGTCTTGAGCAACGATATGGGGAACTGGGATGGGACCCGGGGGCCCTCCTCGCCTCCGGACATCGCGCACTGAGCCCGTCCGACTTTGGTCTGCACAACGCGATGCGGGACAAGGAAGGGCAATTGCGTTTCATTGACTTCGAGTATTTCGGATGGGACGATCCGGCCAAGCTCGTGTCCGATACGGCGCTCCATCCCGGCAGCAGCTTTGCCGAAAACAGCGCGAGCCGGTTGATCGAGCAGCTTTCGCGTGAGTTTGAGGCGCGGGACCCCGCATTTGCGGTCCGTCGCGGCCTACTGTATCCTGTTTTTGGGTTGATCTGGTGCCTGATCATCCTGAATGACTATTTGCCAGAAAGCCGATCCCGGCGTGTCATGGCCGCCCGGGGCAACCAATTGGGGGCCATTCTGGCAAGCCAGCTCGACAAGGCCCAGCGGCTCCATCAAGCGATTTGCCAACGTGATCCAGATCTCGCCCCACGCTGA
- a CDS encoding transketolase family protein, producing the protein MRNTAMNMIHKLAARDERVLYIGSDPGAGTLRAMSKEFPDRHLIEGISEAHIIGMSAGLAMEGYLPYVNTIATFLTRRCYEQVAIDLCLHNLPVRLIANGGGLVYAPLGPTHQAIEDIAIMRALPNMTVVCPADADEAARLMEHTLDWPGPIYIRLAKGGDAIVSKAEHGFEIGRAIVMRSPGDVLMVTTGIMLQRALAAADLLAAQGISAGILHMHTVKPLDTEALMRAIQGVKLVVSLEEHVPAGGLGSAIAETLIDNLGGGLPAMLRLSLPDRFMHNYGSQDSLLKKHDLAPGSIAAAIQRSLAAPEKSSSQLHST; encoded by the coding sequence ATGCGCAACACAGCCATGAACATGATTCACAAGCTGGCCGCGCGCGACGAGCGAGTGCTTTACATCGGCTCCGACCCCGGAGCTGGCACGCTGCGGGCGATGAGCAAGGAATTTCCTGACCGCCACCTGATCGAAGGCATTTCGGAGGCGCATATTATCGGCATGTCCGCCGGCCTCGCGATGGAAGGCTACCTGCCCTACGTCAACACCATCGCCACGTTTTTGACCCGCCGGTGCTACGAACAGGTTGCGATCGATCTGTGCCTGCACAATTTGCCGGTGCGGCTGATAGCCAATGGCGGCGGTCTGGTCTATGCGCCCCTCGGTCCCACCCACCAGGCGATCGAAGACATCGCGATCATGCGGGCGTTGCCGAATATGACGGTGGTGTGCCCGGCTGACGCCGACGAGGCTGCGCGGCTGATGGAGCACACTCTCGATTGGCCGGGACCGATCTATATCCGGCTGGCAAAGGGCGGCGATGCGATCGTTTCCAAAGCCGAGCATGGGTTCGAGATCGGTCGGGCCATCGTCATGCGGTCGCCAGGCGACGTACTGATGGTTACCACCGGCATCATGCTTCAGCGTGCCCTCGCCGCCGCTGATTTGCTGGCGGCGCAGGGAATTAGCGCGGGCATCCTGCATATGCACACGGTCAAGCCGCTCGACACCGAAGCGTTGATGCGAGCGATCCAAGGGGTCAAGCTCGTCGTGTCGCTGGAGGAACATGTGCCGGCGGGCGGCCTCGGCAGCGCCATCGCGGAGACATTGATCGACAACCTCGGCGGCGGCCTGCCCGCGATGCTGCGGCTTTCGCTGCCGGACCGCTTCATGCACAATTACGGTTCGCAGGACAGCCTGCTGAAAAAACACGACCTCGCCCCGGGCTCCATCGCGGCTGCGATCCAACGATCCCTCGCCGCCCCGGAAAAATCTTCTTCACAGCTTCATTCGACGTGA
- a CDS encoding DegT/DnrJ/EryC1/StrS family aminotransferase encodes MYDVRYSYLLEQFADPAPILAEIGRLVATGDFTLGKPVAEFERRFAELIGTRHAIGVGSGTDALKLPLKALGIGHGDEVITAANTFIATVGAIAETGATPVLVDCDDSFCMNVDHVEAAITEKTKAIMPVQLTGEVVDMVRLMKIAERHNIPVVEDACQGILSEFAGKRSGTYGIAAGFSLHPLKNLNVWGDAGVVVTNDDAMNERLRLIRNHGMKNRDEIAILGCNSRLDSVQAVVGNWLVGQTHEITRRRIDNAAYYDAGFAHVAGLRVPPRRANVRHVYHLYMVFAERRDELYQYCLDNGVEAKIHYPIPLYQQEGLKHLGYAAGRFPETDRHAREVISFPVDQHLMRAQQDRVIDTVRKFYDGR; translated from the coding sequence ATGTACGACGTTAGATATTCCTATCTGCTCGAGCAGTTCGCGGACCCCGCACCGATCTTGGCCGAAATCGGCCGGCTGGTTGCGACCGGCGACTTCACCTTGGGCAAACCGGTTGCCGAATTCGAGCGGCGTTTCGCCGAGTTGATTGGAACCCGCCACGCCATCGGCGTTGGCTCGGGCACCGATGCGCTCAAGCTTCCGCTCAAGGCGCTGGGCATCGGCCACGGCGACGAAGTTATCACCGCCGCCAATACCTTCATCGCCACCGTCGGGGCGATCGCCGAAACCGGCGCAACGCCCGTGCTGGTCGATTGCGACGATTCATTCTGCATGAATGTCGACCATGTCGAGGCCGCGATTACCGAAAAGACCAAGGCGATCATGCCGGTGCAGTTGACCGGCGAAGTCGTCGACATGGTCCGGCTGATGAAGATCGCCGAACGCCACAACATCCCCGTTGTCGAGGACGCCTGTCAGGGCATCCTTTCCGAGTTTGCCGGAAAGCGGTCCGGCACCTACGGCATCGCCGCCGGATTTTCGCTGCATCCGTTGAAAAATCTGAACGTCTGGGGCGACGCTGGCGTCGTCGTCACCAATGACGACGCGATGAACGAGCGGCTGCGGCTGATCCGCAATCACGGCATGAAGAACCGCGACGAGATTGCGATCCTCGGATGCAACTCGCGGCTCGATTCCGTTCAGGCCGTGGTCGGCAACTGGCTGGTCGGCCAAACCCACGAGATCACTAGGCGGCGCATCGACAATGCCGCTTATTACGACGCCGGATTTGCGCACGTGGCCGGTTTGCGCGTGCCGCCGCGGCGCGCCAATGTGCGGCACGTCTATCATCTCTACATGGTGTTCGCCGAGCGGCGCGATGAGCTCTATCAATATTGCCTCGACAACGGCGTCGAGGCCAAGATCCACTATCCTATTCCGCTCTATCAGCAGGAAGGCCTCAAGCATCTCGGCTATGCCGCCGGGCGCTTCCCCGAGACAGATCGCCATGCGCGAGAGGTGATCAGCTTCCCGGTGGATCAGCATCTGATGCGCGCGCAGCAGGATCGGGTGATCGATACCGTTCGGAAGTTCTACGATGGACGCTGA
- a CDS encoding DegT/DnrJ/EryC1/StrS family aminotransferase, whose translation MDADTALRRIGYVNLPAQFEEERTEIMQAVEGVFRRGDFIGGEAVGKLELELSAYLGTPHVVTLNSGTDALSLAMKALGIGPGDEVITPPNSFVASTASIVAVGATPVFADVLPDQNIDPAAVEAVVTPRTKAIMPVHLTGRMADMNPLMKIADKHSLAVIEDSAQSVGSTYDGRMSGTIGTFGCFSAHPLKNLNAAGDAGFVVTADAELAARIRRLRNHGLINRSDVSEWGTVSRLDTLQAEVLRIRLRHLPSVILRRRRNATQYRQELAGVPLFIPPCRDIEFNTFHTFVVQTDRRNELQKFLATKGIETTIHYPVPIHLQPAAAHLGHRRGAFAVTERQAEEILTLPVNQFLSEFDISYICSSIREYFA comes from the coding sequence ATGGACGCTGACACCGCCCTCAGACGCATCGGTTATGTCAATCTTCCCGCACAATTCGAGGAAGAACGCACCGAGATTATGCAGGCGGTGGAAGGCGTGTTCCGGCGCGGAGATTTTATCGGCGGCGAAGCCGTCGGGAAACTCGAGCTGGAGCTTTCAGCCTATCTCGGTACGCCTCATGTCGTCACCCTAAACTCCGGCACCGACGCGCTGAGCCTAGCCATGAAGGCCCTCGGTATCGGGCCCGGCGATGAGGTAATCACCCCGCCAAACTCTTTCGTCGCATCGACGGCATCGATTGTCGCGGTCGGCGCCACGCCGGTATTTGCCGACGTACTGCCGGACCAGAACATCGATCCGGCCGCGGTCGAAGCCGTTGTCACGCCGCGGACCAAGGCGATCATGCCGGTGCATCTGACCGGCCGAATGGCGGACATGAACCCGCTGATGAAGATCGCAGACAAGCACAGCCTTGCCGTGATCGAGGATAGCGCGCAGTCGGTCGGCTCGACCTATGACGGGCGCATGAGCGGCACGATCGGAACGTTCGGATGTTTTTCCGCACATCCGCTGAAGAACCTCAACGCCGCCGGCGACGCCGGCTTCGTGGTGACGGCCGACGCCGAGCTCGCGGCGCGGATCCGGCGTTTGCGCAATCATGGCCTGATCAACCGCAGCGACGTCTCGGAATGGGGCACCGTGTCGCGGCTCGATACCCTGCAGGCCGAAGTGCTGCGGATCCGCCTGCGTCACCTCCCCTCGGTGATCTTGCGGCGGCGGCGCAACGCTACGCAATACCGCCAAGAACTGGCAGGGGTGCCGTTGTTCATTCCGCCCTGCCGCGACATCGAATTCAATACCTTCCACACTTTTGTTGTGCAAACGGATCGCCGCAACGAATTGCAGAAATTCCTGGCTACCAAGGGAATCGAGACCACCATCCATTATCCGGTTCCGATCCACCTGCAGCCTGCGGCGGCGCATCTGGGTCACCGCCGTGGCGCGTTTGCCGTGACGGAACGCCAGGCGGAAGAAATCCTGACCCTCCCGGTCAACCAGTTCCTGTCGGAGTTCGATATCAGCTATATTTGCTCCAGTATCCGGGAGTATTTCGCATGA
- a CDS encoding NAD-dependent epimerase/dehydratase family protein: protein MTDRKWNVMVTGGAGYVGSVLVPKLLAAGHKVTVLDLFMYGDSVFDAVRGNPALRLVKGDIRDAAAVNEALRGNNAVIHLACISNDPSFELDPTLGKSINYDCFRPLVRASKKAGIKRFIYASSSSVYGVKNEAEVTEDLSCEPLTDYSKFKAMCETDLADEAASGFVTCTVRPATVCGFAPRQRLDVVVNILTNLAVNTGRIRVFGGTQRRPNLHIEDMAGAYLFLLQQDDPKIDGKIYNIGYENHSLLKIADIVKSVVGGDINVVVEPTDDLRSYHVSSEKIRRELGFAPTHTIEQAVSGLVDAFKSGRLPDSLNDPRYFNIKMMQNISLK from the coding sequence ATGACCGATCGAAAATGGAACGTGATGGTGACCGGCGGCGCCGGCTATGTTGGTAGCGTGCTTGTTCCGAAGCTGTTGGCTGCTGGCCATAAGGTCACGGTGCTGGACCTTTTCATGTATGGCGATTCGGTGTTCGACGCGGTCCGCGGGAACCCCGCTCTGCGTCTGGTCAAGGGTGATATTCGCGACGCCGCGGCGGTCAACGAGGCATTGCGCGGCAACAACGCGGTAATCCATCTGGCCTGCATTTCCAATGACCCTTCGTTTGAACTGGACCCGACCCTCGGCAAATCCATCAATTACGACTGTTTCCGTCCGCTGGTCCGGGCTTCGAAGAAAGCGGGCATCAAGCGTTTCATCTATGCGTCGTCATCGAGCGTTTATGGCGTCAAGAATGAAGCCGAAGTCACCGAAGATCTTTCCTGCGAGCCTTTGACGGATTATTCGAAATTCAAGGCGATGTGCGAGACGGACCTTGCCGACGAAGCGGCGTCCGGATTCGTCACCTGCACGGTCCGTCCAGCCACCGTCTGCGGCTTCGCCCCGCGGCAGCGACTCGATGTCGTGGTCAACATCCTGACCAATCTTGCGGTGAATACCGGACGTATCCGGGTGTTCGGAGGAACGCAGCGGCGTCCCAATCTGCACATCGAGGACATGGCAGGAGCTTATTTGTTCCTGCTGCAGCAGGACGATCCCAAGATCGACGGCAAGATCTACAACATTGGTTATGAAAATCATTCGCTGTTGAAGATCGCCGATATCGTCAAGTCGGTCGTTGGAGGCGATATCAACGTCGTGGTCGAGCCGACCGACGATCTGCGCTCCTACCACGTCTCTTCGGAAAAGATTCGCCGCGAACTGGGCTTTGCACCCACGCACACGATCGAACAGGCGGTGTCCGGACTGGTCGACGCCTTCAAATCCGGGCGCCTGCCGGATTCGCTCAACGACCCCCGGTATTTCAACATCAAGATGATGCAGAACATCAGCCTGAAGTGA